In a single window of the candidate division WOR-3 bacterium genome:
- the cdaA gene encoding diadenylate cyclase CdaA, producing MDFLNIRIFDLIDILILSFFSYFIIRLFRGTRAGFMFLGVFILLLLAFISFIFDLAGTKLFFNGLKTIGLIAFIIIFQPEIRRLLTSFGRLPLLKGEKIKEEKIEEIINILVKASFSLRDKGYGAIIVIEGKMVLSEYTDKALFVDAKISEPLFLAIFNPISPVHDGACVIKDDRIKFVRCILPVSDSPLIDISLGTRHRAAIGITEQSDCFAIVVSEEKREVSFAYQGKLIRRATRDTLKRNLEVFYKGRL from the coding sequence TTGGATTTTTTAAATATAAGAATCTTTGATCTTATAGATATTTTAATTTTGTCCTTTTTCTCGTATTTTATTATAAGACTATTCAGGGGTACAAGGGCTGGTTTTATGTTTCTGGGTGTTTTTATTCTATTATTGCTTGCTTTTATTTCTTTCATATTTGATTTAGCTGGAACAAAGTTATTTTTTAATGGTTTGAAAACAATCGGTTTAATTGCTTTTATAATAATATTCCAACCAGAGATAAGAAGACTCCTAACAAGTTTCGGTCGTTTGCCGCTTTTAAAAGGAGAAAAAATTAAGGAGGAAAAAATTGAGGAAATAATAAATATCCTTGTTAAGGCTAGTTTTTCTCTAAGAGATAAAGGCTATGGTGCAATAATTGTAATAGAGGGGAAGATGGTTTTAAGCGAATATACTGATAAGGCTTTATTTGTAGATGCAAAAATTTCTGAACCCTTGTTTCTTGCTATTTTCAATCCAATTTCACCTGTGCATGACGGTGCATGTGTTATAAAGGATGATAGGATAAAATTTGTAAGGTGTATCTTACCAGTTTCTGATTCACCACTTATAGATATTTCTCTTGGAACAAGACACAGAGCTGCTATTGGTATAACGGAACAAAGTGATTGTTTTGCAATTGTTGTTTCTGAAGAAAAAAGAGAGGTTTCTTTTGCTTACCAGGGAAAGTTAATAAGAAGAGCTACAAGAGATACTTTAAAAAGAAATCTTGAAGTCTTTTATAAGGGAAGGTTATAG
- the hflX gene encoding GTPase HflX, whose amino-acid sequence MKEEKTVLVAVFSPKEKETSSYKLQELESLVKSAGAIITSEVIQFRDKIDPEFYIGKGKLMEIKEKIEKNGALSVIFGCDLLPRQTRNLENFLKIKVIDRTELIMDIFAKHAKTSESKIQVELAQLTYRLSKLRGMGQWLSRLGGGIGTRGPGEKILEVKRRNIMLRIKYLKEKLKDIEKQRNVQSKKRKNFFKICLVGYTNAGKTSILNLIAKEKAETRDALFVTLDALTRKFYIDSVPVIISDTVGFIEDIPLSIIHSFKSTLKVIEDADLLLHVVDISNPRKEEHIKSVNKILEDMNVLKKDTIYVFNKYDLFFEEEEKVYLKNKYTPCVFISAKTGENINLLLDKIKFYALKFKSKIKI is encoded by the coding sequence TTGAAAGAAGAAAAAACAGTTTTAGTTGCAGTATTTAGTCCCAAGGAAAAGGAAACATCAAGTTATAAATTACAAGAGCTTGAAAGTCTTGTAAAATCAGCAGGAGCAATAATTACTTCCGAAGTTATACAATTTAGAGATAAAATTGATCCAGAATTTTATATTGGTAAAGGGAAATTAATGGAAATTAAAGAAAAAATTGAAAAAAATGGCGCTCTAAGTGTGATTTTTGGTTGTGATCTCTTACCAAGACAGACAAGAAATCTTGAAAATTTTCTAAAAATTAAAGTCATAGATAGAACAGAGTTAATAATGGATATTTTTGCAAAACATGCTAAGACAAGCGAATCAAAAATTCAGGTTGAACTGGCTCAACTTACATACAGATTAAGTAAATTAAGGGGAATGGGACAATGGCTTTCAAGACTTGGTGGTGGTATAGGTACAAGGGGACCAGGTGAAAAAATTCTTGAAGTGAAAAGAAGAAACATAATGCTTAGAATAAAATATTTAAAGGAAAAATTAAAAGATATTGAAAAACAAAGAAATGTTCAGAGCAAAAAAAGAAAAAATTTTTTTAAAATATGTTTAGTTGGTTATACCAATGCAGGTAAAACCTCAATCCTAAACTTAATTGCAAAGGAAAAAGCAGAAACAAGAGATGCACTCTTTGTTACTTTAGATGCGCTTACAAGGAAATTTTACATTGATAGTGTTCCTGTCATTATAAGTGATACAGTCGGTTTTATAGAAGATATACCTTTGAGCATTATTCATTCTTTTAAGTCAACACTCAAAGTAATAGAAGATGCAGATTTACTTTTACATGTTGTTGATATTTCGAATCCAAGGAAGGAAGAACATATAAAATCTGTAAATAAAATCCTTGAAGATATGAATGTCTTAAAAAAGGATACTATTTATGTATTCAACAAGTATGATTTATTTTTTGAAGAGGAAGAGAAAGTATATCTGAAGAATAAATATACTCCATGTGTTTTCATCTCGGCAAAAACAGGAGAAAATATAAATTTACTTCTTGACAAAATTAAATTTTATGCTTTAAAATTTAAAAGTAAAATTAAAATTTAA
- the lon gene encoding endopeptidase La, whose protein sequence is MRKLPLIPLREVVLFPNSIYPLVLGREFSKNALEEALKIKEKELIFLAQKDPSVNDPEIKDLYTVGTLGRVLTEFKSPEGNYRIVVEGIERVKILNIIFNGKFYEAEFEIYERNLIENERAYQLARIITENFRTLTGFLPGFPEDLLAHLFSKRKPIEIADFVSTHLPVKAEVKQELLEIDNLLKYLEELNKKIIEEIEFRKLKIEIEEKTREELQKSQKQVFLHEQMKQIQKELGYREGDEIQILKEKIEKSGMPEDVKEHALKELRKLEITPSISPEAAVIRTYLDWLISMPWNKRTKDTLDLKKAKKILDEDHYGLFEPKNRILEYLSILKLKGKITGQILCFVGPPGSGKTSLAKSIAKALGRKFVRMSLGGIRDEAEIRGHRRTYVGALPGRIIQGIKKAGSKNPVFLLDEIDKVGMDYRGDPYAALMEVLDPDVNKHFVDHYLEVEFDLSEVLFITTANSLYKIPLALRDRMEIINLPGYSEFEKLMIAKKHLIKRILEEVNLNPKYFSIEDSAILEIIRKYTREAGVRELERKLSKVIRYAAKNFVEKGEATSVDKKDLSKILGPAIYTTIESERKLKPGVAYGLAWTEYGGDIMRIEVLLMEGKGELTLTGQLGDVLKESVYASVSYLRSMSKIYNLPKDFHKKYDIHLHIPEGAIPKDGPSAGLAIVLAILSALIKKELPSDTAFTGEITLTGEVLRIGGLEEKINAAKRGGIKRILLPEDSKPDVKKARRELKEGIDFCYIKTINEAINIVFPDLIKNKIKSGEFSHIVSFKS, encoded by the coding sequence ATGAGAAAATTACCTTTAATTCCTCTGCGGGAAGTTGTGCTTTTTCCTAACTCTATATATCCACTTGTTTTAGGAAGAGAGTTTTCTAAAAATGCACTTGAAGAAGCTTTAAAAATAAAGGAAAAAGAACTCATTTTTTTAGCACAGAAGGACCCCTCTGTTAATGATCCTGAAATAAAGGATTTATATACTGTTGGAACCTTAGGAAGAGTTTTAACTGAATTTAAATCACCGGAAGGAAATTACAGAATTGTTGTAGAAGGTATTGAAAGGGTAAAAATTTTAAACATTATTTTCAATGGAAAGTTTTATGAAGCAGAGTTTGAAATTTATGAGAGGAATTTAATTGAAAATGAAAGAGCTTACCAGCTGGCAAGAATTATAACAGAAAATTTCAGAACCCTTACAGGTTTTTTACCTGGATTTCCAGAGGACCTTCTTGCTCATTTATTTTCAAAAAGAAAACCAATAGAAATTGCAGATTTTGTTTCAACACATCTCCCTGTTAAAGCAGAAGTTAAACAGGAACTTCTTGAAATTGATAATTTACTTAAATATCTTGAAGAATTAAATAAAAAAATTATTGAAGAGATTGAGTTCAGAAAATTAAAAATTGAAATAGAAGAAAAAACAAGAGAAGAATTACAGAAGAGTCAGAAACAAGTATTTCTTCATGAGCAAATGAAGCAAATTCAAAAGGAACTCGGATATAGAGAAGGAGATGAAATTCAAATATTAAAAGAAAAGATTGAAAAATCAGGTATGCCAGAGGATGTAAAAGAGCATGCCCTTAAAGAGCTCAGAAAACTTGAAATAACACCTTCTATTTCACCTGAAGCAGCTGTTATAAGAACCTATCTTGACTGGTTGATTTCAATGCCATGGAACAAAAGAACAAAAGATACCCTTGATTTGAAAAAAGCAAAGAAAATTCTTGATGAAGACCACTATGGTCTTTTTGAACCAAAAAATAGAATTTTAGAATACCTATCAATTTTAAAATTAAAGGGAAAAATTACAGGACAGATTCTTTGTTTTGTTGGACCCCCAGGTTCAGGTAAAACATCTCTTGCAAAATCAATAGCTAAAGCTCTTGGAAGAAAATTTGTAAGGATGTCCCTTGGAGGAATAAGGGATGAAGCTGAAATAAGGGGACATAGAAGAACCTATGTAGGAGCTCTTCCTGGAAGAATAATTCAGGGCATAAAAAAAGCAGGCTCAAAAAATCCAGTCTTTCTCTTAGATGAAATTGATAAAGTGGGAATGGACTACAGGGGTGATCCTTATGCTGCCCTTATGGAAGTTCTCGATCCAGATGTAAACAAACATTTTGTTGATCATTATCTTGAAGTTGAATTTGATTTATCAGAAGTACTCTTTATAACAACAGCAAACTCCTTATACAAAATTCCTCTTGCCTTAAGGGATAGAATGGAAATTATAAATTTACCCGGTTACTCTGAATTTGAAAAATTGATGATTGCCAAAAAACATCTTATTAAAAGAATACTTGAAGAAGTAAATTTAAATCCCAAGTATTTTTCCATAGAAGATAGTGCTATACTTGAAATAATCAGAAAATACACAAGAGAAGCTGGTGTGAGAGAATTAGAAAGAAAACTCTCCAAAGTAATAAGATATGCTGCTAAAAATTTTGTAGAGAAAGGTGAAGCTACCTCTGTGGATAAAAAAGACCTATCCAAAATTCTTGGACCTGCAATATATACAACAATTGAAAGTGAAAGAAAATTAAAACCAGGTGTAGCTTATGGACTTGCATGGACAGAGTATGGTGGAGATATAATGAGAATTGAAGTTTTACTTATGGAAGGAAAGGGAGAATTAACATTAACAGGGCAACTGGGGGATGTTCTAAAGGAATCAGTTTATGCTTCTGTCAGTTATTTAAGGTCAATGAGTAAAATTTACAATTTACCAAAAGATTTTCACAAGAAATATGATATTCATTTACACATACCTGAAGGAGCAATACCAAAGGATGGACCTTCAGCCGGGTTAGCAATTGTTCTTGCTATATTATCTGCACTTATTAAAAAAGAATTACCCTCTGATACAGCCTTTACAGGTGAAATCACTCTAACTGGTGAGGTTTTAAGAATAGGCGGACTTGAAGAAAAAATAAATGCTGCTAAAAGAGGTGGAATAAAAAGAATTCTTCTTCCTGAGGATTCAAAACCTGATGTTAAAAAAGCGAGAAGAGAATTAAAAGAAGGTATTGATTTTTGTTATATTAAAACTATAAATGAAGCAATCAATATAGTTTTTCCAGATTTAATTAAGAATAAAATAAAATCAGGAGAATTTTCCCATATTGTTTCCTTTAAATCTTGA
- a CDS encoding fibronectin type III domain-containing protein — MLKIFFIFSLLPPSEIKAYDVPNDAGGRISVEWNLSPDDSLIDFYILFRQYQKEGTWALPETVSILKKGENSFTDQGLKNGISYRYFVRAVKGGEFIDSDYSNIAIPSAQWFHKKRASALILLIIIVSLLLFYIEKAKKGEHLYIRKIAGLDAIDEAVGRSTELGKPLLFSLGLGTIAEIPTIAGLSILKRVAKKAAEYETDLIVPCFDPVVFVAAQETVKEGYLEAGRPDLYKEGNVFFLSYEQFGYAAGVDGIMLREKPGAVFLQGYFYAESLILAETGNSIGAIQISGTTAVTQLPFFVAATDYTLIGEEMYAASAYLEKEPLSLATIKGEDWVKVLLIIVILAGVSLETLAFFVKNPFLHFLKEFFTIL, encoded by the coding sequence ATGTTAAAAATTTTTTTTATTTTCTCCCTTTTACCCCCTTCAGAGATAAAGGCATATGATGTTCCAAATGATGCTGGTGGAAGAATTTCAGTTGAATGGAATCTTTCTCCTGATGATTCCTTGATAGATTTTTATATTCTTTTTAGACAATATCAAAAAGAAGGAACCTGGGCTTTGCCTGAAACTGTCTCTATATTAAAAAAAGGTGAAAATTCTTTTACTGATCAAGGTTTAAAGAATGGTATTAGTTACAGATATTTTGTAAGAGCTGTTAAGGGTGGAGAATTTATAGATAGTGATTATTCCAATATAGCAATCCCATCTGCCCAGTGGTTTCATAAAAAAAGAGCAAGTGCCTTAATACTTTTGATTATTATTGTCAGCTTGCTTTTATTTTACATTGAAAAAGCTAAAAAAGGAGAACACCTTTATATAAGAAAAATAGCCGGTTTAGATGCTATTGATGAAGCAGTGGGAAGATCAACAGAACTTGGTAAACCTTTGCTTTTTTCTCTTGGTCTTGGAACAATTGCTGAAATACCAACTATAGCAGGACTTTCTATATTAAAAAGAGTTGCGAAAAAGGCAGCAGAATATGAAACTGATTTGATTGTTCCTTGTTTTGATCCTGTTGTTTTTGTTGCTGCTCAAGAGACAGTTAAGGAGGGATATTTAGAGGCAGGAAGACCTGACCTTTATAAAGAAGGAAATGTTTTTTTCCTTTCTTATGAACAATTTGGTTACGCTGCTGGTGTTGATGGAATAATGCTTAGAGAAAAACCTGGAGCAGTATTTCTTCAAGGATATTTCTATGCTGAATCTTTAATTTTGGCAGAAACGGGTAACTCAATTGGTGCTATTCAGATTTCAGGAACAACTGCAGTTACACAGCTTCCATTTTTTGTTGCAGCCACTGATTATACTCTAATTGGTGAAGAAATGTATGCAGCGAGTGCATATCTTGAAAAGGAACCCTTATCCCTTGCTACCATAAAGGGAGAAGATTGGGTTAAGGTTCTCCTAATTATTGTTATTTTAGCTGGTGTTTCTCTTGAAACTCTGGCTTTTTTTGTTAAAAACCCCTTTTTACATTTTTTAAAAGAATTTTTTACAATTTTATAG
- the guaB gene encoding IMP dehydrogenase: protein MRNFEKALTFDDVLILPGKSNVLPHEVDLKTKFSRNVELNLPFVSAAMDTVTESQMAIAMAQEGGIGIIHRNISSDEQKEEVIRVKRYESWFIKEPITLPPEEKVEKAKEVMEKYNISGIPIVKKDKTLVGIVTKRDLRYIENSKIAIEKIMKKNVITGREGITVEEAHKILIENKIEKLPVVDNNGKLKGLITLKDLSKKIEHPNANIDDKGRLRVGAAIGTGDDWEERFYKLLEAEVDVIVIDTAHAHSKRVIDVANLIKKKHPEVELVVGNVATPEATEDLAKIDVDGIKVGIGPGSICTTRVIAGIGVPQLTAIMECFKVSKKYKIPIIADGGIRYSGDIVKALAAGADCVMMGNLLAGTEESPGEIIIHEGKRYKTYRAMGSISAMKKGSRDRYFQDKAIKFVPEGVEGMVPYRGSVRDVLFQLAGGVRAGMGYIGAKNIKELRRKSKFVIISPFGLKESHPHDIIITKEAPNYEPPKYL, encoded by the coding sequence ATGAGAAATTTTGAAAAAGCTTTAACTTTTGATGATGTTTTAATATTACCAGGCAAAAGTAATGTTTTGCCCCATGAAGTTGATCTAAAAACAAAATTTTCAAGAAATGTAGAGCTTAATCTTCCCTTTGTATCAGCTGCTATGGATACAGTGACTGAATCTCAAATGGCAATTGCAATGGCACAAGAGGGTGGAATAGGAATAATTCACAGAAATATTAGCTCTGATGAGCAGAAAGAAGAAGTAATAAGAGTCAAAAGGTATGAAAGCTGGTTTATAAAGGAACCAATAACTCTTCCACCAGAAGAAAAAGTTGAAAAGGCAAAAGAAGTAATGGAAAAATATAATATATCGGGTATTCCCATAGTTAAAAAAGACAAAACTCTCGTTGGGATAGTAACAAAAAGAGATTTAAGGTATATAGAAAATTCAAAAATTGCTATTGAAAAAATTATGAAAAAGAATGTAATAACTGGCAGAGAGGGTATTACAGTAGAAGAAGCACATAAAATTCTTATAGAAAATAAAATTGAAAAATTGCCAGTCGTTGATAATAATGGGAAACTTAAGGGATTAATTACTCTTAAAGACTTATCAAAAAAAATTGAGCATCCTAATGCGAATATTGATGATAAGGGAAGATTAAGAGTTGGAGCTGCAATTGGCACAGGGGATGATTGGGAAGAAAGGTTTTATAAATTGTTAGAGGCTGAAGTTGATGTGATTGTTATTGATACCGCACATGCCCATTCAAAAAGAGTTATTGATGTAGCAAACCTAATAAAAAAGAAACATCCAGAAGTAGAACTTGTTGTTGGAAATGTAGCAACTCCAGAAGCAACAGAAGATCTTGCCAAAATAGATGTAGACGGAATTAAAGTAGGTATTGGACCTGGATCAATATGTACAACAAGAGTTATTGCTGGTATTGGAGTTCCACAACTTACAGCTATAATGGAGTGTTTCAAAGTTTCTAAAAAATATAAAATACCTATAATAGCTGATGGAGGTATTCGTTACTCAGGAGATATTGTAAAAGCCCTTGCAGCTGGTGCAGATTGTGTAATGATGGGAAACCTTCTTGCAGGAACTGAGGAAAGCCCGGGTGAAATTATAATACATGAGGGAAAAAGATATAAAACATATAGAGCAATGGGTTCAATCTCTGCTATGAAAAAAGGTTCAAGGGATAGATATTTCCAGGATAAGGCTATAAAGTTTGTTCCTGAAGGAGTTGAAGGAATGGTTCCATATAGGGGCTCTGTCCGAGATGTCCTTTTTCAGCTTGCAGGTGGAGTTAGAGCTGGAATGGGTTACATTGGAGCCAAAAATATTAAAGAATTAAGAAGAAAATCAAAGTTTGTAATAATAAGTCCCTTTGGATTAAAAGAAAGTCATCCACATGATATTATAATAACAAAAGAAGCACCAAATTACGAACCTCCTAAATATCTCTGA